A section of the Euwallacea similis isolate ESF13 chromosome 9, ESF131.1, whole genome shotgun sequence genome encodes:
- the LOC136410975 gene encoding P-granule-associated novel protein 1-like, whose product MPFWVSLLLIALVELRNSQADIQKRSLYVSGSRPIFNYRFTPSKASAFTLVNFDFMKCSYGERGSLTATCYNATPNYFRNTLYKFDHLDETLKCANCTLTTIESNTFDLSGNQIRHLELRNSHIETLKFKAFMGLIFMEVLDMAENKIKAIPNGTFNGTKKIRVLNLAKNQISVLLNSGFAELLHLNDLILSMNSIGTIEEKAFDGLKSLKKLDLSYNYIISINSSLENLTSLEYLNLRHNNIHKIMNQEFQSLVKLTELVLSDNTLNDEFSINLKPGNVLRLLDLSYTNISTLWFSHENLDSLEILDLSHNNISLIRRMPFSTMHNLRTLFLEYNNLKEFSIGQWVGLSQLQLLNFSRNSIEQVSITGVYSLQNLHTLVLSHNNLTNLDYMSLIARLPSLTHLSLEGNMLPCSLEEEMNRDFAEDNFKFVLTENNFAGFKCSNASVIKSPYKFLNDPHVLYDSMKVSDIVLFVILCPVIISIGVLFYVQFLYYKGIRISFPTRLESNMNLIPSDNEHEQREEEFENVLS is encoded by the exons ATGCCTTTTTGG GTTTCTCTATTGCTGATTGCCCTGGTGGAGTTAAGGAACAGTCAAGCTGACATTCAAAAGAGATCCTTGTACGTGTCCGGATCGCGACCCATTTTTAACTATAGGTTTACTCCGTCCAAAGCATCCGCCTTCACCTTAGTAAATTTCGACTTCATGAAATGTTCCTATGGAGAAAGAGGCTCGCTGACCGCCACTTGTTACAATGCAACGCCCAACTACTTcaggaacaccttgtataaattTGACCATCTGGACGAAACGCTGAAGTGTGCTAACTGCACTTTGACGACTATAGAATCCAACACATTTGACTTGTCCGGGAACCAGATAAGACATTTGGAGTTAAGAAACAGTCACATTGAAACATTGAAGTTCAAGGCATTTATGGGGCTTATTTTCATGGAAGTACTGGATATGGCGGAAAATAAGATAAAGGCAATTCCGAATG GCACCTTCAATGGCACCAAGAAGATCCGTGTGCTGAACCTCGCAAAAAACCAAATAAGTGTGTTACTCAATTCCGGATTTGCCGAACTCTTACATTTAAATGACTTAATTTTATCTATGAACTCGATCGGGACAATCGAAGAAAAAGCCTTTGATGGTCTTAAAAGTCTAAAGAAGCTTGACTTGAGCTATAACTACATCATCTCTATAAACAGCAGCTTAGAGAACTTGACTAGTCTGGAGTATTTGAACTTGAGGCATAACAATATCCACAAAATTATGAATCAGGAGTTTCAATCTCTGGTGAAGCTCACAGAGTTGGTGCTTTCGGACAACACTCTGAACGACGAATTCTCTATTAATTTGAAACCAGGAAACGTGCTGCGCCTGCTGGATTTGTCTTACACCAACATCAGCACTTTGTGGTTCTCTCATGAGAACCTCGATAGTTTGGAAATACTGGATTTGAGCCACAATAATATATCTTTAATCAGAAGAATGCCGTTTAGCACTATGCACAACTTAAGAACCTTGTTTCTGGagtacaataatttaaaggaGTTCAGCATTGGTCAGTGGGTCGGCCTCTCGCAACTTCAACTTCTAAATTTCTCAAGGAACAGCATAGAGCAAGTATCAATAACCGGGGTTTATTCCCTGCAAAATCTACACACTCTAGTTTTGTCAcacaataatttaacaaacttGGACTACATGTCGCTTATTGCCAGATTGCCAAGCTTGACCCATTTAAGCCTGGAGGGCAACATGTTGCCTTGCTCTTTGGAAGAAGAGATGAACAGAGACTTTGCCGAGGACAACTTTAAGTTTGTTTTGAcagaaaataactttgctGGGTTTAAGTGTTCAAATGCTTCGGTGATAAAGTCGCCTTATAAGTTCTTGAACGACCCACATGTACTCTACGATTCTATGAAGGTTTCTGATATTGTCTTGTTTGTTATACTGTGTCCAGTGATAATTTCAATTGGAGTTTTGTTCTACGTGCAATTTCTGTATTACAAGGGAATTCGGATCAGTTTCCCTACTCGTTTAGAATCCAATATGAATCTTATCCCTTCGGATAATGAGCATGAGCAGAGGGAGgaggaatttgaaaatgtactATCCTAG
- the Zpr1 gene encoding zinc finger protein ZPR1 produces the protein MTTKPLFRDLTGEDPDPEVTVVESLCMNCQQNGSTRLLLTRIPYFKDVVVMSFSCDHCGYQNNEIQPSSVIPDRGIRIKLVVKDKQTLNRQLVKSDHTRIEIPEVSFEIPSQSQKGEVTTVEGIINRSISGLEQDQPARREQHLEVAKQIDTFIGSLKELKNVEKPFNLILEDISGNSFIENPNAPKTDPDCSYEYFKRTKEQDHELGLFTHEEVTDEKEEEPALLHLIKEGEFTLEDIEGEVLQFNTNCPGCGTPCQTNMKMTNIPHFKEVIIMATTCDACGNKTNEVKSGAGIEPQGVHIEVDVQNKADLTRDVLKSETCDLEIPQLELTVGPHALGGRFTTVEGLILAIKNQLNDPTTSHIFGDSKDRTAVEQFEHFLTKLDEVLENKINITIVLDDPCGNSYIQSMKDEDEPDEQLRITHYERTFEQNEDLGLNDMKTENYKEEETANSS, from the exons ATGACCACTAAACCTCTTTTTCGTGACTTAACTGGAGAAGATCCAGATCCTGAAGTCACTGTTGTGGAATCTCTGTGCATGAATTGCCAACAAAAT ggcTCTACCAGACTTCTACTCACTAGAATTCCATATTTCAAAGATGTAGTAGTAATGTCTTTCTCTTGTGATCATTGTGGTTATCAGAATAATGAAATTCAGCCCAGCAGTGTTATTCCTGATCGAGGGATAAGGATAAAGTTAGTTGTTAAGGATAAGCAAACCTTAAATCGTCAGCTTGTAAAGAGTGATCATACTAGGATAGAAATTCCTGAAGTTAGTTTTGAAATTCCCTCTCAAAGTCAGAAAGGAG AAGTTACCACAGTGGAAGGTATCATTAATCGATCCATTTCTGGATTGGAGCAAGATCAACCTGCTAGAAGAGAGCAGCACTTGGAAGTTGCCAAACAAATTGATACATTTATAGGCTCATTAAAAGAGCttaaaaatgtggaaaaaccATTTAACCTA ATATTAGAAGATATATCCGGCAATAGTTTCATTGAAAATCCCAACGCTCCAAAAACAGATCCAGACTGCTCTTATGAGTATTTCAAACGCACCAAAGAGCAGGATCACGAACTGGGTTTGTTTACACATGAAGAAGTTACAGATGAAAAGGAAGAAGAACCAGCCCTGCTTCATCTAATCAAAGAAGGCGAGTTTACACTTGAGGATATTGAAGGAGAAGTTCTTCAATTTAACACGAATTGTCCAGGCTGTGGCACACCTTGTCAGACCAATATGAAAATGACTA ACATTCCGCATTTTAAAGAAGTGATAATAATGGCGACAACATGCGATGCCTGCGGGAATAAAACCAATGAAGTGAAGTCTGGGGCTGGTATTGAGCCCCAAGGGGTTCACATTGAGGTTGATGTTCAGAACAAAGCGGACCTTACTAGGGATGTTTTGAAG tcTGAAACTTGCGATTTGGAAATACCGCAATTAGAGCTAACAGTAGGTCCTCATGCTTTGGGCGGGCGTTTTACCACAGTGGAGGGTCTTATTTTGGCAATAAAGAACCAGTTAAACGATCCAACTACTTCGCATATTTTTGGAGATTCTAAAGACCGAACGGCGGTCGAGCAATTCGAACATTTTCTAACTAAACTAGATGAAGTTcttgagaataaaattaatatcacaaTTGTTCTAGATGATCCTTGTGGGAATAGCTATATTCAG AGTATGAAAGATGAAGATGAGCCAGATGAACAACTGAGAATAACTCATTATGAAAGAACTTTTGAGCAGAATGAAGATCTAGGACTCAATGATATGAAAACTGAGAACTATAAAGAGGAAGAAACTGCAAATTCCAGTTAA
- the Nop10 gene encoding H/ACA ribonucleoprotein complex subunit 3: MYLMYYLDQSGKRIYTLKKIDPYGNPTQSAHPARFSPEDQYSKQRIIIKTRYGILMTQTPDPVY, encoded by the exons ATGTATTTAATGTATTACTTAGATCAAAGCGGCAAACGAATATACACTCTAAAG aaaatagATCCATATGGAAATCCAACTCAGTCAGCACATCCTG caaGATTTTCTCCTGAAGACCAGTATTCTAAGCAaagaattataattaaaacccGATATGGAATTTTGATGACGCAGACCCCAGATCCTGtgtattag